TAGTTAATATTACACAGAAATTAGGAGAGTTAATGTCTGTTTTTGTCCTCCAGGAAATCATCAAGCAGCTCATAGATAACAGCTCAACTTTTAATAATAAGACTGGATATGCCCAGGATAAGTacattaagaagaagaagaaaaagtaaGCCGCTGCTGATCAAACACTCAAACAGCTACATCCATAAACGATTGTAACTGGTCTCATCACTTGTTCTCATCTTGTGTCCTCCCAGGTATGAAAATACAGTGATGGTTCTGAAACCTACCTGTCGCATCTTGGCCATGATGTACCACGGCCGCGAACCGGGGAAGATCTGGTGAGATGGCACATTGAAAACCAAAATGTCGGAGAGTTTTTCTTAAATATCCGTACGATCATAacgccgtgtgtgtgtgtgttttggtgtGATGCAGCCATCTACGATATGACACGCTGGCACAGATGTTGACTTTGGCAAACATCCACGCTGGCAGTAAAGTTCTAGTATTCGAGACCTGTGCCGGACTGGTACTGGGATCCATCATGGAGCGAATGGGAGGCAGGTTGTCTTTAACAAGCTGTGTGCACTATCCACGTGTGAAAGATTTCCGCTTCTTTTGGAAGGCTGTCTTCGTGGGCTTTGACCAAAGCCTTTCTTTTGCCCTTTTATGTAATTACTTTCTGTGTCCTCCCCATCCAGGCTACGGCTCGGTGATTCAGATGTACCCAGGAGGTGGGCCTGTCCGGGCGGGGGTGGAGTGTTTTGGCTTCCCTGCACATTTTCACGATACGCTGCATGAGTTTCCAATCTGCCACGTCAACGCTTTGCTGGCGGGCACGCTGGACGCCAGTGCTAAAGACTCCGCTCCTGGTTaggctttctttcttcttttgtctcctatttattttttttttggacagattTCCTTCAAATTAGGGCTGAACTGCCAATGGCAAGCAGGGTTTTTTACCCACACAGCTCTGCAAAAGTGCTCATAACCTTTTTgaagtttttccctttttgttgaaatacagcaaacatgttcaatgtattttattggacgTTTGTGTGAAGtggtttaaaactattttaacccccaaagaagagaaaaataaaggatCACCTTTTGACAAATATTTATACCATCTTTTCACATATAGAGAATGAAAATTAGATTCTTAGCAAAATATCTCAAGCTCACAGTTGGATTTAGGGCTGGGCGTTGACTAACACAGGCCTATGCGCTGGTATAAATGTGTCCGTTGTAGCTCTCGCCGTACATTTAGGGACACCGACAGCTGGGAGGGGAAGCTCCGGCACACTCTTAAGTCTTGTttagcctccaacaggtttccTCCCAGGATTACATTGTCTGGCCCCGTCCATCTTTAGTACCAGTTCCGAGCAGCTCCCCGGTCCCCGTTTAAGAAGAGCACAACGCGATGGTTCTGCAACCATGCTTCACCGTTAGGACATGTTCAAATTAGTGTGCACTGTTGGTTTTCTGCTGCCCGTGGCATTTAGCATGTAAGCCCAAATCTTCCTCACCCGTCAGGTTTTCCCTTTAGTCTTAATGATGCTATTTTGCTCAGTGGTGGATGTTTGGGTATCAAATTAAATGGGGCCGAATACAAATGGAAAACACgcttttgagatttttatttggaaaaaaaatttgaaaaccatgcatcttTGTCCTTTCACTAATGACTGTATGCGTGGCCAGTGTCTTACCTACAGGGGGCAGTTACGCTTTGTATTAAACCTCTGCACAGCCGGGGTTGAGCCAGCACCGTCTAATTCTGTGCTGGTCTAATacgtgttttctttttgtaaacaaGAAGCTGATGCCTAGGTGCTAGGGTTGTGTTTTCAGTTTGATTACTTTTAAACGTAGGCTGTGTGTTCCTTTTATTGCCCTGTTCTCAGAACTGGTTAGCTTGGCTCCCTAGTTCCTAATCCTCTCTCTGTTCTCCaaaattaaagtaaatgaaTCACTATgacagtcatttatttattttatagcttTACCCTGTCTCTTCCAACATTGCAGAGGAAAAGCAATTGAGCGTggctgcagaggaggagcaaAAGCAGCCTGAGGCAGAACAGCAGGAAGGCAGTCCAGAGGAGGAGAGCATGGAGGCGAACACCGGGGACGACGTGGGCCAAGACCAGGAGAAACTCGAGATAGAGAAACGGCAAGAAGCAAAAGTACCTCCCAAAGTTTCACACCTATTCTTTTAATTATCTATTAGGAGGCAGACAATTAAAGTCATTTATGTTATGTAAATTTCAATGCATTGCTACTTTTAGGCTCAAGAGAGAAAAGTGAAGCTAGAAGAGAAGCGAAGGAAGCTGGCGGCGGCGGCTGCCCTGCTGGAAGGAAGGAACGCTGATGGGTTGGTCTCAGATTGTTAGAAGCCGCCTTCAGATTAGTGTCTCTGCAGCACTCTGCTTCTCCCAGcatcagcctctttctgtcccggcTCCACTTTCATCAGTGCTATGTACCAAACAAAAGCCATTAAAACAGATTTGCAGGGGGGGAAGTTATGAATGATTAAATCATTAACGCTGTCCATAACagtcataaaaaataatttgcctTTCTCTGAGCTTGAAGTGATTACAGAGCAGGGCTCTTCCAAGGTGAACAAATTGATTGCTTTGCAGTTAACTCCCACATAAAACAAAAGACCTTATAGCTTTTATGATTGATGGTTGAGCTATAAGAAGGTGACGTCTGTGCCAGAAGTACAAGTATTGATCTTGTCCGCTCATAGACTTTTCTATATCTATGAAGCTTTACAGTAAGCAATAAACAACAGTTTTCTACTTTGTCCTAAATCAGCCTTTTTCTACTGTTTCTCATcctgctctaaaaaaaaaaaaaaagatgtgagtTCTGTGTCGCTTGAAGCACCGATGAGCTGAATTACCATCCTGCCTTGCTGCACA
The genomic region above belongs to Fundulus heteroclitus isolate FHET01 unplaced genomic scaffold, MU-UCD_Fhet_4.1 scaffold_76, whole genome shotgun sequence and contains:
- the trmt6 gene encoding tRNA (adenine(58)-N(1))-methyltransferase non-catalytic subunit TRM6, whose translation is MAHNEDNDYEYRIKEGDHVVLKRGDVYKAVQIQRKKKVIFEKQWIFLDNAVGHLYSTTFEIASGGTLQPKENKETESSTDVQVAGTDNRHINDDGKSQKLTRDDIETMKEQGLTDKEIIKQLIDNSSTFNNKTGYAQDKYIKKKKKKYENTVMVLKPTCRILAMMYHGREPGKICHLRYDTLAQMLTLANIHAGSKVLVFETCAGLVLGSIMERMGGYGSVIQMYPGGGPVRAGVECFGFPAHFHDTLHEFPICHVNALLAGTLDASAKDSAPEEKQLSVAAEEEQKQPEAEQQEGSPEEESMEANTGDDVGQDQEKLEIEKRQEAKAQERKVKLEEKRRKLAAAAALLEGRNADGLVIASHFHPCSVLLGLLKFLSPSRPFVVFSQYKETLIECYTKLKEQGGTVNLMLTDTWLRHYQVLPDRTHPLLLMSGGGGYLLSGTTVATDPSKPAGSPQAEEPAPKRQKVKD